A single genomic interval of Microthrixaceae bacterium harbors:
- a CDS encoding methionyl-tRNA formyltransferase gives MKLVYLGTPAIAVPPLRALVAAGHEVDLVVTGADTRRGRGKQTSPNPVKAAALELGLRVEHDPDAVLDSDAQLGVVVAYGAILRPHLLAHLPFVNLHFSLLPRWRGAAPVERAILAGDAETGVCVMAIEEGLDTGGVFARESTPIGDKTLMELWGELSDTGSRLLVDWLPDAFVEGRLVEPTPQEGEATYAPKLTAQDRQVDLASPAVEQFRRIRLGNAWTVVGDKRLKL, from the coding sequence ATGAAACTCGTCTACCTCGGAACCCCAGCCATCGCGGTGCCGCCGCTGCGCGCACTCGTCGCCGCGGGCCACGAGGTCGACCTGGTCGTGACCGGCGCCGACACCCGCCGAGGCCGCGGCAAGCAGACCTCGCCGAATCCGGTGAAGGCGGCCGCACTCGAGTTGGGTCTGCGGGTGGAACACGACCCCGATGCGGTGCTCGACAGCGACGCACAACTCGGCGTCGTGGTCGCCTATGGAGCGATTCTGCGCCCGCACCTGCTCGCACATCTCCCGTTCGTGAACCTGCACTTTTCGCTGCTGCCGAGATGGCGCGGGGCTGCCCCGGTCGAGCGGGCGATCCTCGCAGGAGATGCCGAGACCGGGGTCTGCGTCATGGCCATCGAGGAGGGCCTCGACACCGGCGGGGTGTTCGCACGTGAGTCGACCCCGATCGGAGACAAGACGCTGATGGAGTTGTGGGGCGAACTGAGCGACACGGGGTCGCGTCTGCTCGTCGACTGGTTGCCCGACGCGTTCGTCGAGGGTCGCCTGGTCGAACCGACCCCACAGGAGGGGGAGGCGACGTACGCACCGAAACTCACCGCGCAGGACCGCCAGGTCGACCTGGCGTCGCCGGCCGTCGAGCAGTTTCGCCGGATCCGCCTCGGCAACGCCTGGACCGTCGTCGGCGACAAACGCCTGAAACTG
- a CDS encoding class I SAM-dependent methyltransferase: MTSGDSEQHHYFDPSPTVPSQPREVRLDLVDLSLRLATDRGVFSAYRVDPGTRVLLSEAPSPPPTSTNLADLGCGYGPIALTLATRAPQATVWAIDVNERARELCAANAAEAGLDNVRVVAPDEVGADVRFDAIYSNPPIRIGKAALHELLARWLSRLDEHGRAWLVVQKHLGADSLARWMTDQGWPTSRIASRQAYRVLEVSARPGAADMGAADMGAADMGAAGEEPTR; the protein is encoded by the coding sequence GTGACCAGCGGGGATTCCGAACAGCACCATTATTTCGACCCCTCGCCGACGGTTCCGTCGCAGCCCCGCGAGGTGCGCCTCGATCTCGTCGATCTGTCCCTTCGGCTCGCCACCGATCGGGGGGTGTTCTCGGCCTATCGCGTCGACCCCGGAACCCGCGTGCTGCTGAGCGAGGCCCCGTCGCCGCCGCCGACGTCGACCAACCTCGCCGACCTCGGCTGCGGTTACGGGCCGATCGCGTTGACCCTCGCCACCCGCGCCCCACAGGCGACGGTGTGGGCGATCGACGTCAACGAACGGGCCCGTGAACTCTGCGCCGCGAATGCCGCCGAGGCCGGTCTCGACAACGTGCGGGTGGTCGCCCCCGACGAGGTCGGCGCCGACGTGCGCTTCGACGCCATCTACTCCAACCCGCCGATCCGGATCGGCAAGGCGGCGTTGCACGAGTTGTTGGCCCGATGGTTGAGCCGCCTCGACGAACACGGCCGGGCATGGCTGGTGGTGCAAAAGCACCTCGGCGCCGACTCGCTCGCCCGCTGGATGACCGATCAGGGTTGGCCCACGAGTCGAATTGCGTCGCGCCAGGCGTACCGGGTGTTGGAAGTGAGTGCGCGGCCGGGCGCAGCAGATATGGGCGCAGCAGATATGGGCGCAGCAGATATGGGCGCAGCAGGTGAGGAGCCGACCCGATGA
- the metK gene encoding methionine adenosyltransferase yields MTNWTFTSESVTEGHPDKIADQVSDAILDAILAADPTARVACETLVTTGLCIVAGEISTSAYVDIAGIARRTITGIGYDRESFGYDGNTCGVMVALDEQSPDIAQGVDASEEARSGELTEDELDQQGAGDQGMMFGYATRETDVLMPLPIHVAHRLSERLAEVRKSGAVPYLRPDGKTQVTFDYDENNQPVRLKTVLISTQHNDGIDRDTEIRPDLIEQVIRPVIPERFADDDYDIYINPTGKFVIGGPVGDCGLTGRKIIVDTYGGMARHGGGAFSGKDPSKVDRSAAYAARWVAKNVVASGAADRCEVQVAYAIGMAHPVSVLVETFGTHQVDPAKLTQTVTEMFDLRPAAIARDLDLRKPRYQKTAAYGHFGRTDDEFTWERTDRADDLRSALGL; encoded by the coding sequence ATGACCAACTGGACGTTTACGTCGGAATCCGTGACCGAAGGTCATCCCGACAAGATCGCCGACCAGGTATCGGACGCCATCCTCGACGCCATCCTCGCCGCCGATCCGACCGCTCGGGTCGCATGTGAAACCCTCGTCACCACCGGGCTGTGCATCGTTGCCGGTGAGATCTCCACCTCCGCGTATGTCGATATAGCCGGCATCGCCCGCCGCACGATCACCGGCATCGGCTACGACCGCGAGTCGTTCGGCTACGACGGCAACACCTGCGGCGTCATGGTCGCCCTCGACGAGCAGTCTCCCGACATCGCCCAGGGTGTCGACGCATCCGAGGAGGCCCGCTCGGGCGAGCTCACCGAGGACGAACTCGACCAGCAGGGTGCGGGCGATCAGGGAATGATGTTCGGATACGCCACCCGCGAAACCGATGTGTTGATGCCCCTGCCGATTCACGTCGCACATCGTCTTTCCGAACGCCTCGCCGAGGTCCGCAAGTCGGGCGCGGTTCCGTACCTGCGCCCCGATGGCAAGACCCAGGTCACCTTCGACTACGACGAGAACAACCAGCCGGTGCGCCTCAAGACCGTGCTGATCTCGACCCAGCACAACGACGGCATCGACCGCGATACCGAAATCCGCCCCGACCTGATCGAACAGGTCATCCGCCCGGTCATCCCCGAGCGGTTCGCGGACGACGACTACGACATCTACATCAACCCGACCGGCAAGTTCGTCATCGGAGGCCCGGTGGGCGACTGCGGCCTGACCGGCCGCAAGATCATCGTCGACACCTACGGCGGCATGGCGCGCCACGGTGGCGGTGCGTTCTCGGGTAAAGACCCGTCCAAGGTCGACCGTTCGGCGGCGTATGCGGCTCGATGGGTGGCCAAGAACGTGGTGGCCTCCGGCGCTGCGGACCGTTGCGAGGTCCAGGTCGCATATGCCATTGGCATGGCACACCCGGTGTCGGTGCTTGTCGAAACCTTCGGCACCCACCAGGTCGACCCGGCCAAGTTGACCCAGACCGTGACCGAGATGTTCGACCTTCGGCCGGCGGCCATCGCCCGCGATCTCGACCTGCGCAAGCCGCGCTATCAGAAGACCGCGGCATACGGGCACTTCGGACGCACCGACGACGAGTTCACCTGGGAGCGCACCGACCGCGCCGACGATCTGCGTTCGGCGCTTGGCCTCTGA
- the coaBC gene encoding bifunctional phosphopantothenoylcysteine decarboxylase/phosphopantothenate--cysteine ligase CoaBC, which translates to MLENKRIVVGVTGGIAAYKAVEVIRRLVDAGAHVSPIMTEGARHFIGETTLSALGSEKVQTSLWDEDSVIPHTRLGQGADAIVVVPATARALSAYANGYSDDLLTATLIATRAPVIVCPAMHTEMWEHPSVQDNLATLRRRGVIVVDPEEGRLAGGDVGAGRLAAPEVIVAAIEAQFTERDLEGLSVLVSAGGTREPIDPVRYLSNRSSGRQGHALAEAAAARGAAVTLVTTTELPVSAGIERVAVASAAELHDAIMSRSRDSDVVIMAAAVADFTPVSVSEHKIKKSDGVPLIELRPTVDILAALGAAKAPGQTIVGFAAETFDLEANARGKLERKGADLIVANDVSAPGVGFEHETNSVSIFSATGRQVDIALTSKSAVANAVLDEVLLERSASDSGRLD; encoded by the coding sequence ATGCTGGAGAACAAGCGCATCGTCGTCGGAGTCACCGGTGGTATCGCCGCATATAAGGCGGTCGAGGTCATCCGACGTCTCGTCGATGCCGGAGCCCACGTGTCTCCAATCATGACCGAGGGGGCGCGCCACTTCATCGGTGAGACCACGCTGTCCGCACTCGGTTCGGAGAAGGTGCAGACCTCGTTGTGGGACGAGGACAGCGTCATTCCCCACACCCGGCTCGGCCAGGGCGCCGATGCGATCGTCGTCGTGCCGGCCACGGCCCGTGCGCTGTCGGCCTACGCAAACGGCTACTCCGACGACCTGCTCACCGCAACGCTGATCGCCACCCGGGCACCGGTGATCGTGTGCCCGGCGATGCACACCGAGATGTGGGAGCACCCATCGGTGCAAGACAACCTCGCCACCCTGCGGCGGCGCGGGGTGATCGTGGTCGACCCCGAGGAGGGTCGCCTCGCCGGCGGGGATGTCGGAGCGGGTCGCCTCGCGGCGCCCGAGGTCATCGTCGCCGCGATCGAGGCGCAGTTCACCGAACGCGACCTCGAAGGGTTGTCGGTGCTCGTGAGCGCCGGAGGAACCCGTGAACCGATCGATCCCGTGCGATACCTGAGCAATCGCAGTTCCGGGCGCCAGGGCCACGCCCTCGCCGAGGCGGCGGCTGCCCGCGGGGCGGCGGTCACCCTGGTCACCACCACCGAGTTGCCGGTCAGCGCCGGAATCGAACGCGTGGCGGTGGCGAGCGCCGCCGAACTGCACGACGCGATCATGTCGCGTTCACGCGACAGCGACGTCGTCATCATGGCCGCTGCCGTCGCCGATTTCACCCCGGTCAGCGTGTCGGAGCACAAGATCAAAAAGTCCGACGGCGTACCGCTCATCGAATTGCGTCCCACCGTCGACATTCTGGCCGCCCTCGGAGCGGCCAAGGCACCGGGTCAGACCATCGTCGGATTCGCGGCCGAGACCTTCGACCTCGAGGCCAATGCCCGCGGCAAGCTCGAACGCAAAGGCGCCGACCTGATCGTCGCGAACGATGTGTCGGCCCCCGGGGTCGGGTTCGAACACGAGACGAATTCGGTGTCGATCTTTTCTGCGACCGGCCGCCAGGTCGATATCGCTCTCACCTCCAAGTCGGCGGTGGCCAACGCCGTCCTCGACGAGGTACTTCTGGAACGTTCGGCCTCCGACAGTGGCCGTTTGGACTGA
- a CDS encoding cytochrome P450: MPDTNSLSHIDLTDLSVFERGAPHEIYRTLRDTAPLYWHEPTEHTPDGEGFWCLTRHEDVDWAAKRADLFSSACGGCRDGGGTLIEDLPDGFGPGVLFNMQDDPRHQQIRRLVTPSLTPKRLREIESDLARRCDRILDEAIATSDTDGAVDFLGQVAAELPLQAIASLLGVPQADRHQFMEWFDTMLDHGDGRELGDRSDASQAAGAAMFAYGTELLAEKRRHPGDDIMSIVANTAGSDPELSELEQQMFFNLLLAAGSETTRNTITAGMLALIDRPEQWRALQADRSRLPVAVEEMLRWASSTIYNRRTATEDIERHGLTIRRGDKVVLWWQSANFDERVFRDPQVFDPDRTPNPHLAFGAGTHFCLGANLARLEIRLVFGGLLDRVDKVLAAGDPVRTRSNKHAGFRSAPVRLS, translated from the coding sequence ATGCCCGACACGAACAGCCTCAGCCACATCGACCTCACCGACCTGTCGGTGTTCGAACGAGGGGCACCGCATGAGATCTATCGAACCCTTCGAGACACGGCGCCACTGTATTGGCACGAGCCGACCGAACACACCCCCGATGGCGAGGGATTCTGGTGTCTGACCCGACACGAGGATGTCGACTGGGCGGCGAAGCGGGCAGATCTGTTCAGCTCGGCGTGCGGCGGTTGTCGAGACGGCGGGGGGACGCTGATCGAAGACCTCCCCGACGGGTTCGGCCCGGGCGTGTTGTTCAACATGCAAGACGACCCGCGCCACCAACAGATCCGGCGACTCGTCACGCCGTCGCTGACCCCGAAGCGGCTGCGCGAGATCGAATCCGACCTGGCGCGACGCTGCGATCGAATCCTCGATGAAGCCATCGCCACATCCGATACGGACGGGGCGGTCGACTTTCTCGGGCAGGTCGCCGCAGAGCTTCCGCTGCAGGCGATCGCGTCGCTGCTCGGTGTGCCGCAGGCCGATCGCCATCAGTTCATGGAATGGTTCGACACGATGCTCGACCACGGAGACGGCCGCGAACTCGGCGATCGCAGCGACGCGAGCCAGGCCGCCGGCGCCGCGATGTTCGCCTACGGCACCGAGTTGCTCGCCGAGAAGCGCCGCCACCCCGGCGACGACATCATGTCGATCGTTGCGAACACGGCCGGGTCGGATCCGGAGCTGTCCGAGCTGGAGCAGCAGATGTTCTTCAACCTGTTGCTGGCGGCCGGCAGCGAGACCACCCGCAACACGATTACCGCAGGGATGCTGGCGTTGATCGATCGTCCCGAGCAGTGGCGGGCGCTACAGGCCGATCGGTCCCGGCTCCCCGTGGCGGTGGAGGAGATGCTGCGCTGGGCGTCGTCGACGATCTACAACCGACGCACTGCCACCGAGGACATCGAACGTCACGGACTCACCATCCGACGGGGCGACAAGGTCGTGTTGTGGTGGCAGTCGGCGAATTTCGACGAGCGGGTGTTTCGCGACCCTCAGGTGTTCGACCCCGACCGAACCCCCAACCCGCACCTGGCCTTCGGGGCGGGAACGCACTTTTGCCTGGGGGCCAACCTCGCCCGGCTGGAGATTCGCCTCGTGTTCGGCGGGCTCCTCGATCGTGTCGACAAGGTCCTCGCTGCGGGCGATCCTGTGCGCACCCGATCGAACAAGCACGCCGGATTCCGCTCGGCCCCCGTGCGCCTCTCCTGA
- a CDS encoding thioesterase family protein, with product MTTVRSLLDDLQMTPVEGVEGRYRIDFDASWKVLYIFGGVTFATLVEAAIAHIGRADLSPVSAQATYIEPVLEGPAAVQIDVLRSGRRGAQVRASLWNAEDPATPGAEAVVMDLVLGVHDPAAVDVIDRTMPADAGRPENAASREEMYEQYVEVPFHRQAEFRVVTDLESTHANEGRTITWFRMSEPTIDDSGAWRPSTLGVPGDILGPAVSRASGGGRYFVVTLQLSLQWFAPAITEWICQHTVVVRAANGFTTGTAELWSQNGELVGFATQTALMRPFARVQADGFGAEETQG from the coding sequence GTGACCACCGTTCGTTCCCTGCTCGATGACCTTCAGATGACCCCGGTCGAGGGCGTCGAGGGCCGCTACCGAATCGACTTCGACGCCTCGTGGAAGGTGCTGTACATCTTCGGCGGAGTCACCTTCGCCACCCTCGTCGAGGCCGCCATCGCCCACATCGGCCGCGCGGACCTGTCGCCGGTCAGCGCGCAGGCGACCTACATCGAGCCGGTGTTGGAAGGGCCCGCCGCGGTGCAGATCGACGTCCTGCGCAGCGGCCGCCGCGGCGCCCAGGTGCGCGCCAGCCTGTGGAATGCCGAGGATCCTGCGACCCCTGGGGCTGAGGCGGTGGTGATGGACCTGGTCCTGGGCGTCCACGACCCCGCCGCAGTCGACGTGATCGACCGCACCATGCCGGCCGACGCCGGTCGCCCGGAGAACGCCGCGTCCCGGGAGGAGATGTACGAGCAGTACGTCGAGGTGCCGTTTCACCGCCAGGCCGAGTTCCGCGTCGTCACCGACCTCGAGTCCACCCACGCGAACGAGGGTCGCACCATCACCTGGTTCAGAATGTCGGAGCCGACCATCGACGACTCCGGCGCCTGGCGCCCATCGACCCTCGGCGTTCCGGGCGACATCCTCGGACCCGCGGTGTCGCGGGCGAGCGGCGGCGGGCGCTATTTCGTGGTGACGCTGCAACTCTCGTTGCAGTGGTTCGCTCCGGCCATCACCGAGTGGATCTGCCAGCACACCGTCGTGGTGCGTGCCGCCAACGGGTTCACGACCGGCACCGCCGAGCTGTGGTCACAGAACGGCGAACTCGTCGGCTTCGCAACTCAGACCGCGCTCATGCGGCCCTTCGCCCGGGTTCAGGCGGACGGTTTCGGTGCGGAGGAGACCCAGGGATAA
- the rpoZ gene encoding DNA-directed RNA polymerase subunit omega: MSAHFDTMMEPRVEDLLEAAGSKFSLVALAAQRARQINTYYTTLGEGLGHIVPPQVTSTASKSLSIAFEEIAAGAIVGVKRSEIEAAEAQAAADAAALDAEAADAEAADAGADD; encoded by the coding sequence ATGTCCGCCCATTTCGACACCATGATGGAGCCTCGGGTCGAGGATCTCCTCGAGGCCGCAGGTTCGAAGTTCTCACTCGTCGCGCTCGCCGCGCAGCGTGCCCGTCAGATCAACACCTACTACACCACCCTCGGCGAGGGGCTCGGCCACATCGTTCCGCCGCAGGTGACCTCGACCGCTTCGAAGTCCTTGTCGATCGCTTTCGAAGAGATCGCCGCCGGCGCGATCGTCGGCGTGAAGCGTTCCGAGATCGAGGCCGCTGAGGCCCAGGCCGCCGCCGATGCGGCCGCGCTCGACGCCGAGGCAGCCGACGCCGAGGCAGCCGACGCCGGCGCCGACGACTGA
- the def gene encoding peptide deformylase: MARSATPYRIRIIGDPVLREATPDVTDIDGALVQLVEDMFEVLYTTDTGVGLAAPQVGVGQRIFVYDIGDDDEPGVLINPRITESDGEWTYSEGCLSIPGQYFEIVRPKQIEVSALDLDGNEITFEADEFWARLIQHELDHLDGVLMIDHLDEDQRTAAKKAVRELQMQAADRSDLGRQGVGLASEAPAKKRFGLFS; the protein is encoded by the coding sequence ATGGCCCGAAGTGCAACCCCGTACCGAATCCGAATCATCGGCGATCCGGTGCTGCGCGAAGCCACCCCGGACGTCACCGACATCGACGGGGCCCTCGTGCAACTCGTCGAGGACATGTTCGAGGTGCTCTACACCACCGACACCGGCGTCGGCCTTGCGGCCCCACAGGTCGGCGTCGGGCAGCGCATCTTCGTCTACGACATCGGCGACGACGACGAACCGGGTGTGCTCATCAACCCTCGAATCACCGAATCGGACGGCGAGTGGACCTACTCCGAGGGGTGCCTGTCGATCCCCGGGCAGTACTTCGAGATCGTCCGCCCCAAGCAGATCGAGGTGAGCGCACTCGACCTCGACGGCAACGAGATCACCTTCGAGGCCGACGAGTTCTGGGCGCGCCTGATCCAACACGAACTCGACCACCTCGACGGGGTGCTGATGATCGATCACCTCGACGAGGACCAACGCACGGCGGCCAAAAAGGCGGTGCGTGAACTGCAGATGCAGGCGGCCGATCGTTCCGATCTGGGCCGGCAGGGGGTCGGTTTGGCCTCTGAAGCGCCGGCCAAGAAGCGCTTCGGGCTGTTCTCGTAA